The Toxoplasma gondii ME49 chromosome III, whole genome shotgun sequence genome includes a window with the following:
- a CDS encoding Toxoplasma gondii family C protein (encoded by transcript TGME49_321170~Signal peptide predicted by SignalP 2.0 HMM (probability 0.521) with cleavage site probability 0.190 at residue 53~Predicted trans-membrane domain (TMHMM2.0):194-217), whose protein sequence is MESMVEKKRSAFSTGWHLPSQLKARLGLLFHHDSPILLLSVVLSLMVLEPLVSLDCSACRVCTALADSVSGRETDTDWSDTYRWTETGDSTTVEGSGGVTEVEEGNPAEGNSGAIEAEDRTTVEGCGGATEVYGGTAEVYDGAVEVYGGAAEENYTSVGKPIESHAVEPLRERSTNPSVAAHVSRIRHCGRARPVVASGILAGLVLSVLLGAIVLNSGRKAHKATTPAPSRV, encoded by the exons ATGGAGAGCATGGTTGAAAAAAAACGTTCAGCATTCTCCACCGGGTGGCATCTCCCCTCTCAACTGAAGGCGAGACTTGGACTGCTGTTTCATCATGACTCGCCCATACTGCTTTTGTCTGTTGTGCTCTCTCTGATGGTTCTTGAACCACTAGTTTCTCTCGACTGTTCTGCATGCCGGGTTTGCACAGCCCTGGCTGACTCCGTCAGCGGTCGTGAGACTGATACCGATTGGAGTGATACATACAGATGGACTGAAACAGGAGATAGTACCACAGTTGAAGGGAGCGGCGGTGTTACAGAAGTAGAAGAGGGCAACCCAGCTGAAGGGAACAGCGGTGCGATAGAAGCAGAAGACCGCACTACGGTTGAAGGATGCGGCGGTGCTACAGAAGTATACGGCGGTACCGCGGAAGTATACGACGGTGCCGTGGAAGTATACGGCGGGGCCGCGGAAGAAAACTACACGAGTGTCGGCAAGCCGATTGAGTCGCATGCCGTCGAACCATTGCGAGAACGGAGCACAAATCCCAGCGTTGCCGCGCATGTTTCAAGGATCCGACACTGCGGACGGGCTCGTCCAGTAGTGGCTTCTGGAAT CCTTGCAGGCCTTGTACTTTCTGTCCTCCTCGGTGCAATCGTTCTCAACTCGGGCAGAAAGGCGCATAAAGCAACTACGCCAGCTCCAA GCAGGGTGTAA